Proteins found in one Leishmania major strain Friedlin complete genome, chromosome 35 genomic segment:
- a CDS encoding putative 60S ribosomal protein L2 (previous protein_id=AAZ14367.1), which produces MGKTVLSCRKGNGSVYQVHGHKRLGPAKLRILDYAERHGYMRGVVKSIEHEAGRGAALARVEFRHPYKFRRVKELMVAPEGMFTGQSVFCGQKAPLAIGNVLPLGQITEGCIVCNVEAKPGDRGTLARASGDYCIIISHNHETGRTRLKLPSGQKKSVPSTSRAMIGIISGGGRIEKPVLKAGNSFYRFRGKRNCWPKVRGVARNPVEHPHGGGNHQHIGHPSTVSRHSPPGQKVGLIAARRTGRIRGGKAVKGAWHPEE; this is translated from the coding sequence ATGGGTAAGACTGTGCTGAGCTGCCGTAAGGGCAACGGCTCCGTGTACCAGGTGCACGGCCACAAGCGCCTTGGCCCCGCCAAGCTGCGCATTCTGGACTACGCCGAGCGCCACGGCTACATGCGCGGTGTGGTGAAGTCGATCGAGCACGAGGCTggccgcggtgcggcgctggcgcgcgtgGAGTTCCGCCACCCGTACAAGTTCCGCCGCGTGAAGGAGCTGATGGTGGCGCCGGAGGGCATGTTCACCGGCCAGTCGGTGTTCTGCGGCCAGAAGGCCCCGCTCGCGATCGGCAACGTGCTGCCCCTTGGCCAGATCACGGAGGGCTGCATTGTGTGCAACGTGGAGGCGAAGCCCGGTGACCGCGGCACGCTGGCGCGCGCGTCCGGCGACTACTGCATCATCATCTCGCACAACCACGAGAcaggccgcacgcgcctgAAGCTGCCGAGCGGGCAGAAGAAGTCCGTGCCGAGCACGAGCCGCGCGATGATCGGCAtcatcagcggcggtggccgcatCGAGAAGCCCGTGCTGAAGGCCGGTAACTCGTTCTACCGCTTCCGCGGCAAGCGCAACTGCTGGCCCAAGGTGCGTGGTGTTGCCCGCAACCCGGTGGAGCACCCGCACGGTGGTGGTAACCATCAGCACATTGGCCACCCGTCGACGGTGTCGCGCCACTCGCCGCCGGGCCAGAAGGTGGGTCTGATCGCTGCCCGTCGCACCGGCCGTATTCGCGGTGGTAAGGCTGTCAAGGGCGCGTGGCACCCGGAGGAGTAA
- a CDS encoding putative threonyl-tRNA synthetase (previous protein_id=AAZ14365.1) gives MSGKKASEATVELATLAEPGFWRRRVEIFEQLWQQQQNRYESMKAPIKVSLPDGKVMDAESWVTCPLDIAKRLSNSLPDKVIVARVNEALWDLTRPFEADCQLELLDWAEKDAREVFWHSSSHVLGYALERIFDTKLSVGPALEEGGFFYEGLTNRPVSESDYKAIESAMQELVKQKMPYQRLEVSKEDALRLFGYTEFKSKILASKVPDGGSCTVYRCGMLIDPCRGPHLPDTGRVKAFAVTKNSSSYFEGKAENEVLQRVYGISFPKNPMLTEWKTIQEEAAKRDHRVIGRQQNLFNFHEVSPGSAFWLPHGARIYNTLVEFLRKKYRRCGFQEVISPNMYSSKLWMVSGHWEKYADSMFCTKCEKEDFGLKPMNCPGHCIMFASQPHSYKELPIRYADFGVLHRNELSGALTGLTRVRRFQQDDAHIFCRMDQITDEMEGQMQFLSDVYGVLGFKFYFYHSTRPANKLGSDALWDQSESYLRTALNRFCGIPEELPDPLHPDQRFHYDGKPDSVKKMKALMKKAERSEDPNAWKGPTNGGDGWIENVGDGAFYGPKIDIVVEDALRRRHQCATIQLDFNLPSRFGLKYTLPAAEKDETTVGPTEKQRHADPAPTASSPAVAEGESKPKPGKYEAAVRDLGIDLELDANQARPVMIHRAILGSLERSIAILCEHFGGDWPFWLSPRQVMVVPVSASNYEYSQQVRDTIHDAGFHVDVDNGAATLDKKIRNAEKARYNFILVVGQQEQDATGVSIRARGEKRLGNKSLVEAVQWFKELADTHNREY, from the coding sequence ATGTCTGGCAAGAAGGCGTCGGAGGCGACCGTGGAGCTGGCCACTCTGGCGGAGCCAGGCTTCTGGAGGCGACGCGTCGAAATCTTCGAGCAGCtatggcagcagcagcagaaccGCTACGAGTCGATGAAGGCCCCGATCAAGGTGAGCCTACCGGATGGGAAGGTGATGGACGCCGAGAGCTGGGTCACGTGCCCGCTGGACATCGCAAAGCGCCTGTCCAACTCGCTGCCAGACAAGGTCATTGTGGCCCGCGTGAACGAGGCGCTATGGGACTTGACGCGGCCGTTCGAGGCTGACTGCCAactggagctgctggactGGGCCGAAAAGGACGCGCGTGAGGTGTTCTGGCACAGCTCCTCGCACGTGCTCGGCTACGCGCTCGAACGCATCTTCGACACGAAGCTCTCCGTCGGcccggcgctggaggagggcggcttCTTTTACGAGGGCCTCACCAATCGCCCGGTGTCGGAGTCCGACTACAAGGCGATCGAGTCGGCCATGCAGGAGCTGGTGAAGCAGAAGATGCCATACCAGCGTCTCGAAGTGTCGAAGGAGGACGCCCTGAGACTCTTCGGCTACACGGAGTTCAAGAGCAAGATCCTGGCAAGCAAGGTGCCGGACGGGGGCTCGTGCACCGTGTACCGGTGCGGTATGCTGATTGACCCGTGCCGTGGTCCCCACCTCCCGGACACGGGCCGCGTCAAGGCCTTTGCTGTGACCAAGAACTCCTCCTCTTACTTTGAGGGCAAGGCCGAgaacgaggtgctgcagcgcgtgtaCGGCATTTCATTTCCGAAGAACCCCATGCTGACGGAGTGGAAGACGATccaggaggaggctgcgaAGCGCGACCACCGCGTGATTGGCCGCCAGCAGAACCTCTTCAACTTCCACGAGGTCTCGCCTGGCAGCGCCTTCTGGCTGCCGCACGGTGCCCGCATCTATAACACTCTCGTAGAATTCCTGCGCAAGAAGtatcgccgctgcggcttcCAGGAGGTCATCTCGCCGAACATGTACTCCTCCAAACTTTGGATGGTGTCGGGCCACTGGGAGAAGTACGCCGATAGCATGTTCTGCACCAAGTGCGAGAAGGAGGACTTTGGTCTGAAGCCGATGAACTGTCCGGGCCACTGCATCATGTTCgcgtcgcagccgcactCGTACAAGGAACTGCCGATTCGCTACGCCGACTTtggcgtgctgcaccggaACGAGCTGAGCGGTGCCTTGACGGGGCTGACccgcgtgcgccgcttccaGCAGGATGATGCCCACATCTTCTGCCGCATGGACCAGATCACAGATGAGATGGAGGGCCAGATGCAGTTCCTCAGCGACGTTTACGGCGTGCTGGGCTTCAAGTTCTATTTTTACCACTCCACCCGCCCCGCGAACAAGCTCGGCTCTGACGCGCTCTGGGACCAGTCCGAGTCGTATttgcgcaccgcgctcaACCGGTTCTGCGGCATTCCGGAGGAGCTGCCCGATCCGTTGCACCCGGACCAGCGCTTTCACTACGACGGCAAGCCGGACTCGGTCAAGAAGATGAAGGCGCTCAtgaagaaggcggagcgCAGCGAGGACCCGAACGCGTGGAAGGGCCCGACCAACGGGGGCGATGGCTGGATCGAGAACGTTGGGGATGGCGCCTTCTACGGCCCCAAGATCGACATCGTCGTCGAggacgcgctgcgccgccgccaccagtgCGCCACGATCCAGCTGGATTTCAACCTGCCGAGTCGCTTTGGCCTCAAGTACACCCTTCCCGCCGCAGAGAAGGACGAGACGACGGTGGGCCCAACGGAGAAGCAGAGGCATGCCGACCCTGCCCCgactgcgtcgtcgccggccGTGGCGGAGGGCGAGAGCAAACCGAAGCCCGGCAAGTACGAGGCTGCTGTGCGTGACCTTGGCATCGACCTCGAGCTGGACGCCAACCAGGCCCGCCCCGTCATGATCCACCGCGCCATTCTCGGTTCCTTGGAGCGCTCGATTGCCATTCTGTGCGAGCACTTTGGCGGCGACTGGCCGTTCTGGCTGAGCCCCCGCCAAGTGATGGTGGTGCCTGTTTCGGCCTCCAACTACGAGTATTCACAGCAGGTGCGCGACACGATACACGACGCAGGCTTCCACGTGGACGTCGACAACGGTGCCGCCACGCTGGACAAGAAGATCCGCaacgcggagaaggcgcgcTACAACTTCATCCTTGTCGTGGgccagcaggagcaggaCGCGACCGGCGTCAGCATCCGCGCGCGCGGGGAGAAGAGACTGGGTAACAAGTCActcgtggaggcggtgcagtgGTTCAAGGAGCTGGCGGACACCCATAACCGGGAGTACTAG
- a CDS encoding putative peroxisome targeting signal 1 receptor (previous protein_id=AAZ14366.1) — protein sequence MDCNTGMQLGQQFSKDVTMMHGGVPMSGAMSEQDALMVSAQVGGASPMMAAQWAQNFQQQQAMQAMRQQHEMEQAFQNSQQQQHAAVAQSGQMLGMAGPQQQQFMVQQQQQASMMNAAMMSQGMMTANMGFGMMMPRTQYQPLPNLSVLQPNQQQQQQQQLVNLAPAVQDSAWADQLSQQQWSTDYSQVQTFSAPGMEDKTVEERIKDSEFYKFMDQVKNKEVLIDEEKGELVQGPGPEVGVPEDAEYLRHWAEMEGLNMPEGVFQPPPPASAMMTPENGDPDTYIKEMDMAENDVEDWAQEYAEMQERLQKVTNNTDYPFEPNNPYMFHDFPFDEGMEMLQLGNLAEAALAFEAVCHKDSSNEKAWQILGTTQAENEKDGLAIIALNNARKLNIRNLEVHAALSVSHTNERNADAAMDSLKAWLVNHPEYEQLASVSIPPDAELDVQETFFFADPSRMREARTLYEAAIEMNPSDSQLFTNLGVLHNVAHEFDEAAECFRKAVALHPDDPKMWNKLGATLANGGHPDQALEAYNRALDINPGYVRAMYNMAVAYSNMSQYNMAARQIVKAIASQQGGTKPSGEGSIMATRNMWDLLRMTLNLMDRDDLVQLTYNEQLEPFVKEFGLEGHV from the coding sequence ATGGACTGCAACACCGGGATGCAGCTGGGGCAGCAGTTCTCTAAGGACGTCACGATGATGCATGGTGGCGTGCCCATGAGCGGCGCTATGTCGGAACAGGATGCCCTGATGGTGAGCGCGCAGGTGGGGGGCGCTAGCCCCATGATGGCGGCTCAGTGGGCACAGAAttttcagcagcagcaggcgatgcAAGCGatgcgacagcagcacgagATGGAGCAGGCATTTCAGaactcgcagcagcagcagcacgccgctgtTGCGCAGAGTGGACAGATGCTTGGCATGGCTGggccgcagcaacagcagttcatggtgcagcagcagcagcaagcatCCATGATGAATGCCGCTATGATGAGCCAGGGGATGATGACGGCTAACATGGGTTTTGGTATGATGATGCCTCGCACGCAGTATCAGCCGTTGCCTAACCTATCCGTGCTGCAGCCcaatcagcagcagcagcagcagcagcagcttgtCAACCTAGCACCAGCGGTGCAGGACTCGGCGTGGGCGGACCAGCTCAGTCAGCAACAGTGGAGCACCGACTACTCGCAGGTGCAGACCTTCAGTGCACCAGGGATGGAGGACaagacggtggaggagcgcatAAAGGATAGCGAATTCTACAAGTTCATGGACCAGGTCAAGAACAAGGAGGTACTGATTGacgaggagaagggcgagcTGGTGCAGGGGCCCGGCCCCGAGGTCGGGGTGCCAGAGGATGCGGAGTACCTTCGTCACTGGGCCGAGATGGAGGGGCTGAACATGCCAGAGGGTGTCTTccagccgcctccgccggcgaGCGCGATGATGACCCCGGAAAACGGGGACCCGGACACGTACATCAAGGAGATGGATATGGCCGAGAATGACGTCGAAGACTGGGCGCAGGAGTATGCGGAGATGCAGGAGCGCCTGCAGAAGGTGACGAACAACACCGACTACCCCTTCGAGCCAAATAATCCGTACATGTTCCACGACTTTCCGTTCGATGAGGGGATGGAGATGCTCCAGCTTGGCAACCTTGCCGAGGCCGCTCTCGCTTTTGAGGCGGTTTGCCATAAGGACAGCAGCAATGAGAAGGCATGGCAGATTCTTGGAACGACGCAGGCGGAGAACGAGAAGGACGGGCTGGCCATTATTGCACTCAACAACGCCCGCAAACTGAACATCCGCAACCTCGAGGTTCACGCAGCGCTGAGCGTGTCGCACACGAACGAGCGCAACGCCGATGCCGCCATGGACTCGCTGAAGGCGTGGCTCGTAAATCACCCCGAGTATGAGCAGCTCGCCTCTGTCTCTATCCCGCCTGACGCGGAGCTTGACGTGCAGGAAACGTTCTTCTTTGCCGATCCGTCCCGCATGCGGGAGGCCCGTACCCTCTATGAAGCCGCCATTGAGATGAACCCGAGCGACTCCCAGCTTTTCACGAATCTCGGCGTGCTGCACAACGTAGCACATGAGTTCGACGAGGCCGCCGAGTGCTTCCGCAAGGCGGTCGCGCTGCACCCCGATGACCCCAAGATGTGGAACAAGCTCGGAGCCACCCTGGCAAACGGCGGCCACCCTGACCAGGCACTGGAGGCGTACAATCGCGCTCTGGACATCAACCCAGGCTATGTACGGGCCATGTACAACATGGCAGTAGCGTACAGCAACATGTCGCAGTACAACATGGCCGCCCGTCAAATCGTCAAGGCGATCGCGTCGCAGCAGGGCGGCACGAAGCCCAGCGGCGAGGGTTCCATCATGGCAACACGCAATATGTGGGACCTTCTGCGTATGACGCTGAACCTCATGGACCGCGACGACTTGGTGCAGCTGACATACAACGAGCAATTGGAGCCTTTTGTGAAGGAGTTCGGACTCGAGGGCCACGTCTAA
- a CDS encoding conserved hypothetical protein (previous protein_id=AAZ14364.1) — protein MSLLEERYAPPSQRGVLYFNTIPRDMRPQEIRLHFNRYGEIRRMKFIPFPKKARRPGGPLLPLQYKEGWMEFTSASDAQHAALCMNGQAIDVKRQRRCYGQLWTVRFMDGFTWDLLVEEAEGKRRARRAAEVEARRAERSMNETYRRMVMQAEQQRKAKRRPREKVEAASHSDADAEGDASNPSVATDSGASRVRGGTGRRTAAKSFTKLKAHSAKKSELDPTKKVKRRRDA, from the coding sequence ATGAGCCTTTTAGAGGAGCGCTACgctccgccgtcgcagcgcggcgtgctcTATTTTAATACCATCCCGCGCGACATGCGACCACAGGAGATCCGGCTGCACTTCAATCGGTACGGCGAGATTCGTCGCATGAAGTTCATTCCCTTCCCGAAGAAGGCGCGCCGCCCGGGCGGACCACTTCTCCCATTGCAGTACAAGGAGGGCTGGATGGAGTTCACCTCCGCTAGCGATGCGCAGCATGCGGCGCTGTGCATGAATGGGCAGGCGATTGACgtgaagcggcagcgtcggtgcTACGGTCAGCTGTGGACAGTGCGCTTCATGGACGGGTTCACTTGGGACTTgctggtggaggaggcggaggggaaGCGGCGTGCTCGGCGTGCggccgaggtggaggcgcgcAGAGCGGAGCGCTCGATGAACGAGACGTATCGGCGGATGGTGAtgcaggcggagcagcagcgaaaggCGAAGCGGCGCCCTCGCGAGAAAGTGGAGGCGGCCAGCCACAGCGACGCGGATGCAGAAGGCGATGCGTCAAACCCGTCCGTAGCTACAGACAGCGGAGCTTCACGTGTTCGCGGAGGTACAGGTCGTCGCACGGCAGCCAAGTCTTTCACCAAGCTGAAGGCGCATTCGGCGAAGAAGTCTGAGCTCGACCCCACAAAGAAGGTTAAGAGGCGCCGAGACGCGTAG